From a single Bacteroidota bacterium genomic region:
- a CDS encoding acyltransferase: protein MEDNYFAHETAIIDENCKIGKGTRIWHFSHIMSGCEIGENCNIGQNVVVAPRVKLGKNVKVQNNVSIYTGVICEDDVFLGPSMVFTNVINPRSAVNRRSEYQETIVHKGATIGANATIICGHDIGEYAFIGAGTVVTREVKPYALVVGNPARQIGWMSEYGHKLVFNAEGIAECPETQEKYRLENGRVLKIS from the coding sequence ATGGAAGATAATTATTTCGCACACGAAACGGCAATCATTGATGAAAATTGTAAAATCGGAAAGGGAACCAGAATATGGCATTTTTCTCATATCATGAGTGGCTGTGAAATAGGGGAGAACTGTAACATTGGGCAGAATGTCGTTGTTGCGCCCCGGGTTAAACTGGGCAAAAACGTAAAGGTACAGAATAATGTTTCGATTTATACGGGTGTGATTTGTGAAGATGACGTATTCCTTGGGCCTTCCATGGTATTTACCAATGTTATTAATCCGCGTAGTGCAGTGAACAGGCGGAGCGAATACCAGGAAACCATTGTTCATAAGGGCGCTACTATAGGGGCGAATGCTACAATCATTTGTGGGCACGATATCGGTGAATATGCCTTTATTGGAGCAGGAACCGTAGTAACCCGGGAGGTTAAACCCTATGCATTGGTAGTTGGGAATCCGGCCAGACAGATAGGCTGGATGAGTGAGTATGGGCATAAACTGGTTTTTAATGCTGAGGGCATTGCCGAATGCCCGGAAACTCAAGAAAAATACAGGCTTGAAAATGGAAGGGTGTTAAAAATTTCCTAA